A part of Halobacillus shinanisalinarum genomic DNA contains:
- the tatA gene encoding twin-arginine translocase TatA/TatE family subunit, whose amino-acid sequence MLSSIGIPGLILILLVALVVFGPKKLPEIGKATGQTLKEFKNSARDLTGDAKEEFSEAKNMISDKDSKKND is encoded by the coding sequence ATGCTTTCAAGTATAGGGATTCCTGGGTTAATACTTATATTACTCGTTGCTCTTGTCGTCTTTGGTCCGAAGAAACTTCCTGAGATTGGTAAAGCAACAGGACAAACATTAAAAGAATTTAAAAATTCAGCCCGTGATTTAACTGGAGATGCGAAAGAGGAATTTTCTGAAGCTAAAAATATGATCAGTGATAAGGATTCTAAGAAAAATGATTAA
- the mobA gene encoding molybdenum cofactor guanylyltransferase, translating to MHPDEPICGAILAGGGSTRMGTDKAVLPLGEQTVLECIINVMEQVCGHVVVNRNKPLTSITSKIEYIHDEYSDAGPLAGLHAVLKNTKEPAVLLSACDTPFIQEDVLRYLLEQRSNQTTAIVPVHEGRIQPLSAIYQGDLLPIIEQLLSDGKRSMRCLLDQIDVQYVSIFPSIPMDRLNDHFFNMNTQGEYEQANTLFRKYQ from the coding sequence ATGCATCCTGACGAACCAATTTGTGGTGCGATTCTTGCAGGCGGCGGTTCAACAAGAATGGGGACAGATAAAGCTGTTCTTCCTCTAGGCGAGCAGACTGTCCTGGAGTGTATTATAAATGTAATGGAGCAAGTATGTGGTCATGTTGTCGTCAATCGAAATAAACCGCTCACCTCCATCACATCAAAAATCGAATATATTCATGATGAATATTCAGATGCAGGGCCACTTGCTGGGTTGCACGCTGTTTTGAAAAATACGAAAGAACCTGCTGTCTTGCTGTCAGCTTGTGATACTCCTTTTATTCAAGAGGATGTTCTACGCTATCTCCTGGAGCAACGATCAAACCAGACAACAGCTATTGTTCCGGTGCATGAAGGGAGAATTCAGCCACTGTCAGCAATCTACCAGGGAGATCTTCTTCCTATTATCGAGCAGCTGCTAAGTGATGGGAAACGAAGTATGCGTTGTTTGTTGGATCAAATCGACGTCCAATATGTATCAATTTTTCCTTCTATACCGATGGATCGATTAAATGATCACTTTTTTAATATGAATACACAGGGTGAGTATGAGCAGGCCAACACTCTTTTTAGAAAATATCAGTAA
- a CDS encoding dihydrofolate reductase has protein sequence MISFVFAMDKNQLIGKNNDLPWHIPNDFKFFKETTWEHTIIMGRKTFESFGKPLPERKHIILTSDEEYEVEGCEIIHSVDEIIKLNQTYPEKEWFVIGGGVLFESMLPYADRMYMTYIDHAFEGDAYFPVFEEADWRLVEETKGIKNKKNPYDYYFRIYDRVRA, from the coding sequence ATGATTTCCTTTGTATTTGCAATGGATAAAAATCAATTAATTGGTAAAAATAACGACTTACCCTGGCATATCCCAAATGATTTTAAATTTTTCAAAGAAACGACATGGGAACATACGATCATTATGGGGAGAAAGACATTTGAATCTTTTGGGAAGCCTCTTCCTGAGAGAAAACATATTATATTGACGTCGGATGAGGAGTATGAAGTAGAGGGCTGTGAGATTATTCACTCTGTTGATGAGATTATTAAGCTGAACCAAACATACCCCGAAAAGGAATGGTTTGTGATTGGCGGGGGTGTTTTGTTTGAATCTATGCTCCCCTATGCAGATCGGATGTATATGACGTATATTGATCATGCTTTTGAAGGGGATGCGTATTTCCCTGTTTTTGAGGAAGCGGATTGGCGTCTGGTTGAGGAAACAAAGGGGATTAAAAATAAAAAAAACCCTTACGATTATTATTTTAGAATTTATGATCGCGTAAGAGCATAA
- a CDS encoding uracil-DNA glycosylase, whose amino-acid sequence MRIFQNDWEAILGDELNKPYYLQLRERLKQEYQSNRVFPHMNDIYAAFHETPYQDTKVVIIGQDPYHGENQAHGFSFSVKQGVAVPPSLRNIYKELENDLAISPPNHGNLLSWARQGVLLLNNVLTVRAHQAHSHKGMGWETFTDRVIEALNEREKPVVFILWGNQAKQKAASVDRDKHEVIQSVHPSPLSAHRGFFGSRPFSKANSFLESIGETPIDWALPDSTRQL is encoded by the coding sequence ATGAGAATTTTTCAAAATGACTGGGAAGCAATCCTTGGTGATGAGTTAAATAAACCTTATTACTTACAATTAAGGGAAAGGTTAAAACAAGAATATCAATCGAATAGGGTGTTTCCTCACATGAATGATATTTATGCAGCCTTTCATGAAACTCCTTACCAAGATACAAAGGTTGTAATTATCGGCCAGGATCCCTACCATGGTGAAAATCAGGCTCATGGGTTTAGTTTCTCTGTGAAACAAGGTGTAGCCGTTCCGCCATCCCTGCGTAATATTTATAAAGAGTTAGAGAATGACTTAGCTATATCACCACCCAATCACGGAAATTTATTATCTTGGGCTCGGCAAGGAGTCTTGCTTCTGAATAATGTCTTAACAGTCAGAGCACATCAGGCTCATTCTCATAAAGGAATGGGGTGGGAGACGTTTACTGATCGTGTGATTGAAGCACTAAATGAACGAGAAAAGCCGGTCGTTTTTATTTTATGGGGCAATCAAGCCAAACAGAAGGCGGCATCTGTCGACCGAGACAAGCACGAGGTGATCCAATCGGTGCACCCTAGTCCTTTATCTGCCCACCGTGGCTTTTTTGGAAGCCGTCCGTTTTCTAAAGCGAACTCCTTTCTTGAATCAATCGGCGAAACACCTATTGATTGGGCTCTTCCGGACTCAACACGTCAATTATAA
- the tatA gene encoding twin-arginine translocase TatA/TatE family subunit, which translates to MLSNIGVPGLILILIIALVIFGPSKLPEIGKAFGSSLKEFKKATGDMMNDDQESKKDNKK; encoded by the coding sequence ATGCTATCTAACATTGGTGTTCCAGGCCTTATTTTGATTTTGATTATTGCTTTAGTTATTTTTGGACCATCAAAACTTCCTGAAATCGGGAAGGCTTTTGGCAGCTCACTTAAAGAGTTTAAGAAAGCAACCGGGGACATGATGAATGACGACCAAGAGTCAAAAAAAGATAATAAAAAGTAA
- a CDS encoding AAA family ATPase: MKALTLTMNAFGPYKKKQVIDFTELGEESIFLITGPTGAGKTTIFDAICFALYGRASGTDRDQDTLRSHFSEPNETTYVHFHFRLRGKEYRVVRMPKQVRKKERGEGFKDEPTRAELFMELPDGNEQLLASKVKEVNDNIEQLLSLDYEQFRKMIMIPQGEFRKLISENSKEREEILQRIFRTHFFAQLTDYFKDSSKSLEKEIEQFQWEIDQVVNRIDWGEEDAVDSKSEDPDYILERLHTRLTTQQQEKEEQSVQVQALVKQTDQVQEQYHEAKAMEELFKEQEILQKENSELISQKQSFQALAQKVTAAKQALQVLPYERQLKDRQSELKKLSEDQQEKEKIKVQIQQSFKETAASYQQEAENESYREQLKEQWKRKQEMREKLDELICLEDEVDKYDKRVAQEKNKLDEIKGQKEKLATQKQELTKKSASEREVTADKYFHKEKVDDLKRQKKDIVTLKNEWIKLHNLRSRYATLASSFNETKEERRLAKDNYDTAVDELKQHHAYHLAVGLHEEEACPVCGAHKHPSLATKPPGVQSAEAIDQLKKAYESADQTFQEKQEQLLTIKAEGESQKQLVETLFKPFEQQMEAQSNQAIDKVYAHITEQLQNHEQKLTELDQRLVSIQEAAKQLASLEEQVNHVMKEEEEHNKQYNTLLQERVGCSSQRDQMKQTYTFDTVDRNEMDLLVTKSEKQYKEALEEWEAIHRNYQKIEQMLQESVTEEKQVEQFVQKAQNLLTDKQQQFNQTLDQFHFQSVDDYKNALLPKEEVDSLDQKLNHYHQRVAIVEQRMKEVASRLSDQERPKLDELYQTWQYKKQHVQTSQQTLNEMEISYKQNKNLHENMQGLLEGQRDKAKQYYDLAELANLAKGNNHLRLSLERYVLASYLDEILIQANVRLDQMSDHRYQLIRSDAVAKKGAQSGLDLEVIDHHTGQQRSVKTLSGGEGFKASLSLALGMADVVQSHAGGVQLDTLFIDEGFGTLDELSLEQAINCLRGLQDGNRILGIISHVSQLKEEIPAKLHIHTGVEGSTVQFNFQ, from the coding sequence ATGAAAGCATTAACGCTTACAATGAACGCGTTTGGTCCCTATAAGAAAAAACAAGTCATCGATTTCACCGAGCTTGGGGAAGAATCTATTTTTTTGATTACGGGACCTACTGGGGCAGGGAAGACGACGATCTTTGATGCCATCTGTTTTGCTCTCTATGGCAGGGCTAGTGGAACAGATCGGGATCAGGATACATTGCGGAGTCACTTTTCCGAACCAAATGAAACAACTTATGTTCATTTCCATTTTCGTCTGCGTGGAAAAGAATACAGGGTTGTTCGGATGCCGAAACAAGTAAGGAAAAAAGAGCGAGGGGAAGGCTTTAAAGATGAACCAACCAGAGCTGAACTCTTTATGGAGCTTCCTGATGGTAACGAACAATTGCTTGCTTCGAAAGTTAAAGAGGTCAATGACAACATAGAGCAGCTGCTCAGTTTAGATTATGAGCAATTTCGCAAGATGATCATGATTCCTCAAGGAGAATTTAGAAAGTTGATCTCTGAAAATAGTAAGGAACGGGAAGAGATCTTACAACGTATCTTCAGGACTCACTTTTTTGCTCAGTTAACCGATTATTTCAAGGATTCGTCAAAGTCGCTAGAAAAAGAAATTGAACAGTTTCAATGGGAAATTGATCAGGTTGTAAACCGTATCGATTGGGGAGAAGAAGACGCGGTTGACTCGAAAAGTGAAGATCCGGATTATATCCTTGAGCGTTTACACACCCGACTGACCACACAGCAACAGGAAAAGGAAGAGCAGTCAGTACAAGTACAGGCCTTAGTGAAGCAAACTGATCAAGTCCAGGAACAGTACCATGAGGCGAAAGCCATGGAGGAATTATTTAAAGAACAAGAAATATTACAAAAAGAGAACAGCGAGCTGATCAGCCAAAAACAGTCTTTCCAAGCTTTGGCGCAAAAAGTGACAGCTGCTAAACAAGCACTTCAAGTTCTCCCTTATGAACGACAGCTCAAGGATCGTCAATCTGAATTAAAAAAACTTAGCGAAGATCAGCAGGAAAAAGAGAAAATAAAGGTTCAAATACAACAAAGTTTTAAAGAAACCGCTGCCAGTTACCAACAGGAGGCGGAGAACGAATCATACCGAGAACAGTTGAAGGAACAATGGAAACGGAAACAAGAGATGAGGGAAAAACTAGATGAACTTATCTGTTTAGAAGATGAAGTGGATAAATACGATAAACGGGTGGCTCAAGAGAAAAACAAACTTGATGAAATCAAAGGCCAGAAGGAAAAATTAGCAACACAAAAGCAGGAGCTGACAAAGAAGTCTGCTAGTGAAAGAGAAGTGACAGCTGACAAATACTTTCATAAAGAGAAAGTGGATGATCTTAAACGCCAGAAGAAGGATATAGTCACTCTAAAAAATGAATGGATTAAGCTGCACAACTTGCGGTCTCGTTACGCGACACTAGCCAGCTCCTTTAACGAAACAAAAGAAGAGCGAAGGCTTGCAAAAGACAATTACGATACAGCAGTTGATGAATTAAAGCAACACCATGCTTACCATTTAGCCGTTGGATTACATGAGGAAGAGGCCTGTCCTGTATGTGGGGCTCATAAGCATCCATCCTTAGCGACGAAGCCACCAGGTGTACAAAGTGCTGAAGCTATCGATCAACTTAAAAAGGCCTACGAATCAGCAGATCAGACCTTTCAAGAAAAACAAGAACAGCTATTGACCATAAAGGCAGAGGGAGAATCACAAAAGCAACTGGTTGAGACCCTTTTCAAACCTTTTGAGCAACAAATGGAAGCGCAGTCGAACCAAGCAATCGACAAAGTGTATGCTCATATAACTGAACAGCTGCAGAACCATGAACAAAAATTAACTGAGCTTGATCAGCGACTTGTATCTATACAAGAGGCTGCAAAACAGCTTGCTTCCCTTGAGGAACAAGTCAACCATGTGATGAAAGAAGAAGAGGAACACAATAAACAGTACAATACCTTACTGCAGGAGCGAGTTGGCTGCTCATCACAACGGGACCAAATGAAGCAGACCTATACGTTTGATACGGTGGATCGAAACGAAATGGATCTGCTTGTTACGAAAAGCGAAAAGCAATACAAGGAAGCTTTGGAAGAATGGGAAGCGATTCATAGGAATTACCAAAAAATTGAACAAATGCTGCAAGAATCAGTTACTGAAGAAAAACAGGTCGAACAATTTGTGCAAAAAGCGCAAAACTTACTAACCGACAAACAACAACAATTTAATCAAACGCTCGACCAATTTCATTTTCAATCCGTTGACGACTATAAAAACGCACTACTGCCTAAGGAAGAAGTCGATTCTCTCGATCAGAAACTCAATCACTATCATCAACGAGTAGCCATTGTTGAGCAGAGAATGAAGGAAGTGGCCAGCCGTCTTTCCGACCAGGAAAGGCCAAAGCTTGATGAGCTTTACCAAACATGGCAGTATAAAAAACAACACGTGCAAACAAGTCAACAAACCTTGAATGAAATGGAAATCAGCTACAAACAAAATAAGAATCTGCACGAGAATATGCAAGGGTTGCTTGAGGGTCAACGTGATAAAGCAAAACAATATTATGATCTAGCTGAACTTGCGAATCTTGCTAAAGGGAATAACCACCTAAGGCTTTCCTTGGAGCGTTATGTACTTGCATCGTATTTAGACGAAATTCTAATACAGGCGAATGTACGTTTAGATCAAATGAGTGACCATCGTTATCAGTTGATAAGGAGTGATGCAGTCGCTAAAAAAGGGGCCCAAAGCGGGTTAGATTTAGAAGTGATCGACCATCATACAGGCCAGCAGCGATCTGTCAAAACGTTATCAGGTGGGGAAGGGTTTAAGGCCAGTTTAAGTTTGGCATTAGGGATGGCCGATGTTGTCCAATCGCATGCCGGCGGGGTCCAGCTCGATACACTGTTTATTGATGAAGGTTTCGGCACGCTAGATGAACTGTCCCTTGAACAAGCCATCAACTGCCTAAGAGGATTACAAGATGGAAACCGGATACTCGGCATTATTTCCCATGTATCGCAATTGAAAGAAGAAATTCCTGCTAAGCTTCATATTCACACAGGTGTAGAAGGTTCAACGGTGCAGTTCAATTTTCAATAA
- a CDS encoding DUF72 domain-containing protein, with protein MGIQIGLTGWGDHPSLYSDQTKPEDKLASYASHFPVVEVDTAFYAIQPIKHYQKWLSQTPDRFSFVIKAFQQLTGHDRETRTVQEAKDLVKRYEESIQPVVEAGQVNALLFQFPPWFDVRKEHIKKLRLLKEWLEPYPVALEFRNRTWFDPPYKEQTLTFMRDHQWIHTICDEPQAGEGSVPLIAEPTHPSKTLIRFHGRNLHGWNKNGRKDWRKVRFLYRYNEQELSEWKDRILVLEKKTPQITALFNNNSGGDAAENAKQFQELLNINYTDLNPRQMDLFQF; from the coding sequence TTGGGCATTCAAATCGGTTTGACAGGTTGGGGAGACCACCCTTCCCTGTACTCAGATCAAACAAAACCAGAGGATAAGCTGGCAAGCTATGCTTCACATTTCCCGGTCGTTGAAGTCGATACAGCTTTTTACGCGATTCAACCGATAAAACATTATCAGAAATGGTTGAGCCAGACACCTGACCGTTTCTCTTTTGTTATTAAAGCATTTCAGCAGTTGACGGGTCATGATCGTGAAACAAGAACAGTTCAAGAGGCTAAGGACCTTGTCAAGCGGTACGAAGAATCTATTCAGCCTGTGGTTGAAGCCGGTCAAGTGAATGCCTTACTCTTTCAATTTCCTCCCTGGTTTGATGTTCGTAAAGAGCACATTAAAAAATTACGATTGCTTAAAGAGTGGCTCGAACCTTATCCCGTTGCACTGGAGTTTAGAAATCGGACGTGGTTTGATCCGCCATACAAAGAGCAGACCTTAACTTTTATGCGTGATCACCAGTGGATCCATACGATCTGTGATGAACCACAGGCTGGAGAGGGCTCGGTTCCTTTAATAGCTGAACCAACCCACCCATCTAAAACACTAATACGTTTCCACGGCAGGAATCTACATGGTTGGAATAAAAATGGCCGGAAAGACTGGAGAAAGGTACGTTTTCTTTATCGTTATAACGAGCAGGAATTATCTGAATGGAAAGATAGAATCCTTGTTCTTGAAAAGAAAACACCTCAAATAACGGCTTTATTTAATAACAATTCTGGAGGAGATGCCGCCGAAAACGCCAAGCAGTTTCAAGAGTTGTTAAATATAAACTATACTGATTTAAACCCCAGACAAATGGATTTATTCCAGTTTTAG
- the tatC gene encoding twin-arginine translocase subunit TatC: MSEEFNSKDIEMNVTDHLSELRKRIIWTLATFILFFILGFIYVREIYSFFEKDIPFELNMTSPGEIIWIFFTMASLVALVATLPMLSLQLWLFVKPALTPKERKVSLAYIPAVFLLFVAGLSFGYTVFVQLILPFLLSLNDGMFNELFTVERYFKFVFRVTIPFALLFEIPIIVMFLTSLGIVNPEWLVKVRKYAYFVLIIIGTMISPPDFVLQLVVAIPLIILYEVSIILSRVVYRRKLKAHQEFMDE, encoded by the coding sequence ATGTCCGAAGAATTTAATAGTAAAGACATAGAGATGAATGTCACCGACCATTTAAGTGAATTGAGAAAGCGAATTATATGGACATTGGCGACGTTTATCCTCTTCTTTATTTTAGGGTTTATTTATGTTAGAGAAATTTATAGCTTTTTTGAAAAAGATATTCCATTTGAACTTAATATGACAAGTCCTGGCGAAATTATTTGGATTTTTTTTACGATGGCCAGCCTAGTTGCACTTGTAGCCACACTGCCTATGTTAAGTCTTCAGCTCTGGTTATTTGTAAAGCCTGCCCTTACTCCTAAGGAGCGAAAAGTTTCTTTAGCTTACATACCTGCTGTTTTTTTACTTTTCGTAGCCGGATTAAGCTTTGGCTATACAGTATTTGTACAGCTTATCCTGCCGTTTCTGTTATCGTTAAATGATGGGATGTTTAATGAGCTATTTACAGTCGAACGCTATTTTAAATTCGTTTTTCGTGTAACCATTCCATTTGCCCTTCTTTTTGAAATTCCTATTATTGTAATGTTTCTTACAAGCTTAGGGATAGTCAATCCGGAATGGCTCGTTAAAGTTAGAAAGTATGCTTATTTTGTTCTGATTATTATTGGAACGATGATTTCTCCGCCTGACTTTGTATTGCAACTTGTCGTTGCTATTCCGCTAATTATTTTGTATGAAGTGAGTATAATTTTATCTAGAGTTGTTTACCGTAGAAAGCTTAAGGCTCACCAGGAGTTTATGGATGAATAA
- a CDS encoding thymidylate synthase, which translates to MSQSETSYLNLCRYVLRNGTKKEDRTGTGTYSTFGYQMRFNLQEGFPLLTTKKIPFRLIVSELLWFINGDTNIRYLLQHNNNIWNEWAFESYVTSEEYQGPDMTDFGRRSQVDPEFKSLYDKEMNGFKQRILEDDDFSERFGNLGAVYGKQWRDWQTSRGDTIDQLAYVIESIKKNPDSRRHMVTAWNPEDVPSNMALPPCHTMFQFYVAEGRLSCQLYQRSADIFLGVPFNIASYALLTHLIAHECDLEVGEFIHTLGDAHIYSNHIEQINKQLTRELLPLPNVRLTNEKNSVFDFDMEDIQLQGYDPHPGIKAPVAV; encoded by the coding sequence ATGAGTCAGAGCGAAACAAGTTATTTGAATTTATGTAGATATGTCTTACGTAATGGCACGAAGAAAGAAGATCGGACAGGAACGGGGACGTATTCCACCTTCGGCTATCAAATGAGATTTAATTTACAGGAGGGATTTCCTTTACTAACAACAAAAAAAATTCCCTTTCGTCTAATAGTCAGTGAGTTACTTTGGTTTATTAACGGGGATACAAACATTCGCTATTTATTGCAGCATAATAATAATATTTGGAATGAATGGGCTTTTGAATCTTATGTAACAAGTGAAGAATATCAAGGGCCAGATATGACGGATTTCGGAAGACGCAGTCAAGTTGATCCTGAGTTTAAATCATTGTATGACAAAGAGATGAATGGTTTTAAACAACGCATTCTAGAAGATGATGATTTCAGTGAACGCTTCGGAAACCTAGGAGCTGTATATGGTAAGCAATGGCGTGATTGGCAAACTTCGAGAGGAGATACGATTGATCAGTTGGCTTATGTCATTGAAAGTATTAAGAAAAATCCCGATTCGAGGCGGCATATGGTAACAGCATGGAATCCTGAAGATGTTCCCTCAAATATGGCGCTGCCTCCATGTCATACGATGTTCCAATTTTACGTAGCCGAGGGTCGTTTGTCTTGCCAGCTTTATCAAAGAAGTGCGGATATCTTCCTAGGTGTACCTTTTAATATTGCAAGCTATGCATTGCTGACTCACTTAATTGCTCATGAATGCGATCTTGAGGTTGGGGAATTCATTCATACCTTGGGGGACGCTCATATTTATAGCAATCATATCGAACAAATTAATAAGCAGCTCACGCGTGAGCTGCTGCCACTACCAAACGTTCGCCTTACTAATGAAAAGAACAGTGTTTTTGACTTTGATATGGAGGATATTCAACTTCAAGGATATGATCCCCACCCAGGTATAAAAGCCCCTGTAGCTGTGTAA
- a CDS encoding DUF2584 family protein, whose amino-acid sequence MSTPLSMEWSLITEGHEERVHSNDNLFQIVFDGYKLFPMNEKVDVRRTRKSDQIGTGMIEEIVLKDNTTICKYRLISLYSVN is encoded by the coding sequence ATGTCTACACCTTTATCAATGGAATGGTCGTTAATTACAGAAGGACATGAGGAAAGGGTTCATTCAAATGATAATTTATTCCAAATTGTTTTTGATGGATATAAGTTATTTCCAATGAACGAAAAGGTTGACGTACGGAGAACTAGAAAATCTGATCAAATCGGAACAGGAATGATTGAGGAAATTGTGTTAAAAGACAATACAACCATTTGCAAATATCGATTAATTTCACTTTATTCTGTCAACTAG
- a CDS encoding exonuclease SbcCD subunit D, producing MKILHTADWHLGKIVNNVYMTEDQEYILEQFLTIVEQQQPDVIIIAGDLYDRAIPPKQAVELLNDTFTTLINDFNIPVLAISGNHDSPDRLEFGSQLFRKQELYLDTKLSKDYQAVTIHDYYGPIHFHLIPYVEPAEVAYMFDDHEVRSHQQAAAKLIAHIKEKYNMKERHVWIGHAFLAGGMESESEERLSMIGGSPYIDANLFEAFTYVALGHLHQSQKVGKENIRYSGSILKYSFSEVNHNKSVTIVDVDEKGDTEIDKVPLHPTRDFERIEGYFDELLQGKAADNHESYLHVRLLDDGQLIDPMGKLRKVYPNILHLERVTSANPSKLEDVSKMKERQQLSPDTLFASFYQDIKDNSMSEHRTKLVREAIETLKQKERGQ from the coding sequence GTGAAAATCTTACATACAGCAGATTGGCATTTAGGTAAAATCGTCAATAATGTATATATGACTGAAGATCAGGAGTATATTCTTGAACAATTCCTAACTATCGTTGAACAACAACAGCCGGATGTCATCATTATTGCGGGCGATTTATATGATCGTGCTATTCCTCCTAAGCAGGCTGTCGAATTGTTGAATGATACGTTCACTACACTTATTAATGATTTTAATATTCCGGTGCTGGCCATTTCAGGTAATCATGATAGTCCAGATAGACTGGAATTTGGATCGCAGTTATTTAGAAAGCAAGAGCTTTATCTTGATACAAAACTCTCGAAAGATTATCAAGCTGTGACCATCCATGATTACTACGGACCGATTCATTTTCACTTGATCCCGTATGTTGAACCGGCAGAAGTTGCCTATATGTTTGATGATCATGAGGTACGTTCCCACCAACAGGCAGCAGCAAAGCTTATTGCTCACATTAAAGAAAAATATAATATGAAGGAGCGTCATGTTTGGATTGGCCATGCCTTTTTAGCAGGGGGGATGGAATCTGAATCTGAAGAGCGATTGTCGATGATTGGAGGCAGCCCCTATATAGATGCGAATCTTTTTGAAGCGTTCACGTATGTTGCCTTAGGCCACTTGCATCAGTCCCAAAAAGTAGGTAAAGAAAACATTCGTTATAGTGGGTCTATTCTGAAATACTCTTTTTCAGAAGTGAATCATAACAAATCTGTCACCATTGTTGATGTCGATGAAAAAGGGGATACGGAAATAGATAAAGTCCCTTTACACCCTACGCGTGATTTCGAGCGAATCGAAGGCTATTTTGATGAATTATTACAGGGAAAGGCAGCAGACAATCACGAAAGCTATCTCCATGTTCGTTTACTAGATGATGGGCAGCTGATAGACCCGATGGGAAAACTAAGAAAGGTGTACCCTAATATATTACATCTTGAACGTGTGACTTCAGCTAACCCATCGAAACTTGAAGATGTTAGTAAAATGAAAGAACGTCAGCAGTTATCCCCTGACACTCTATTTGCATCTTTTTATCAAGATATTAAGGATAACTCTATGTCTGAGCATCGGACAAAACTAGTCAGAGAAGCAATTGAAACGTTGAAACAGAAAGAAAGGGGACAGTAA
- a CDS encoding HD domain-containing protein: MDRLLAAIQGYVREYFDNDSTGHDYYHMKRVASWARFIAEQEGADPFICEVSGWLHDMGDAKLFANPEEAKKNVMCFLSEQGIDEASSNEIKMAMEDVSFSKGAVPKTLEGKIVQDADRLDAIGAIGIARTFAYGGAHGQLIHSEQSESATSIQHFHDKLLKISALIHTSSARKEAEKRHQFIVDYLKRFSNEWSL; the protein is encoded by the coding sequence ATGGATAGGTTACTAGCCGCCATACAAGGTTACGTTCGCGAGTATTTTGACAATGATTCAACAGGACATGATTATTACCATATGAAAAGGGTAGCATCCTGGGCGCGGTTTATTGCTGAACAGGAAGGGGCTGACCCGTTTATATGTGAAGTGTCCGGATGGCTGCACGATATGGGGGATGCCAAGCTATTTGCTAATCCAGAGGAAGCTAAGAAAAACGTCATGTGTTTTCTTAGTGAGCAAGGAATAGATGAAGCGTCCAGCAATGAAATTAAAATGGCGATGGAGGATGTCTCCTTTTCTAAAGGCGCCGTACCTAAGACGTTGGAGGGGAAGATTGTACAAGATGCTGACAGACTTGATGCCATTGGAGCCATTGGTATTGCTAGAACATTTGCTTACGGGGGAGCTCATGGCCAGCTCATTCATAGTGAACAATCAGAATCAGCCACATCTATTCAACATTTTCACGATAAGCTTTTAAAAATATCTGCCTTGATACATACGTCTAGTGCCAGAAAAGAAGCTGAAAAACGCCATCAATTTATCGTTGATTATTTGAAACGTTTTTCAAATGAGTGGAGCTTATAG
- a CDS encoding YozE family protein, whose amino-acid sequence MRSFYHYMMRYRGNKQADDEKQLADWMFEDHSFPKQATAYHELSSYLEWNIPFTNALAVFDRLYDAYQIEEGD is encoded by the coding sequence ATGAGATCATTTTATCATTATATGATGCGTTATCGGGGTAATAAACAGGCTGATGATGAAAAACAGCTGGCCGACTGGATGTTTGAGGATCACAGCTTTCCTAAGCAAGCTACCGCTTATCATGAATTAAGCAGCTATCTGGAATGGAATATCCCCTTTACAAATGCGTTAGCGGTATTTGACCGCTTATATGATGCTTATCAGATAGAAGAAGGCGATTAA